One Streptomyces mobaraensis NBRC 13819 = DSM 40847 DNA segment encodes these proteins:
- a CDS encoding non-ribosomal peptide synthetase, with translation MTNDGSELAGQNVAAVRFERYSVIAPERTAILHKGAATGYGELNRRAELTATRLADAGAGPSTLVAVALPRDPDLVATLCALLKLGAACLPLDPGIPAGRLREIMADASPDVLVTTRAVAPAFTGDGPVLFLDDAPPTCSAVLPRHSAGTASEIAYVLYPTTPDEKSENSVVSYRDMARYLDDPTAGIPARAEILRLVAPLLSGGRLVLDADETRPRPVTREAPRDMVEDVVAQVWCAVLGVDRVGVRDRFFDLGGKSLAAVQVVARLRKLLGVELPLRALFDAPTVEELAARVRAEQAGGQGVREEAALEPVDRSEPLPLSFAQQRLWFLDRLMPDRAFYTMCDAFRVRGGIDLGALRRALRMLVGRHETLRTAFVERDGVPYQLVGPADGPGARRVAAPTRVDLSLLEPAEREEAVRNLVAAEARTPFRPADGALLRVVVARLADDDHVLVVSTHHIVSDAWSVGVLVDELGRLYRECVTGDPAALPPPAVQYADFAVWQRAWMAGPVQEEHLAYWKRALDGAPSVLRLPMDHPRPAVQSERGETVGFALPDALVAALEKLGREQGATLFMTLLGAFQVLLARHAGQEDIVVGVPAAGRTRTETEPLVGFFVNTLPLRAICAPGLSFRDLLDQVREAALGAFAHQDLPFEALVEALAPERDLGHNPLVQVTFQLLGTPAARPDLIGAEVERYPVQEAVSQFDLSLDIKRADDGSYRGILNYCPDLFDRRRMEVLVGHYLTLLGAAAADPGRPIGELPLSDGAERLRLLDGFGKRDAAYAGPGSVPERFAEVARTAPDARAVTCGATTLTFAELNDRVERLAQALLGAGVTRETPVAVRLPRSTDSVVALLAVMRAGGVYVPLDPDWPADRTAYILDDTAASVVITRDLPALPGRLHVDPRRPAADGLVPAPRIDPDQAAYVIYTSGSTGAPKGVVVRHRSLNHLTSALQATFLGHDPYLAGADGVPPGDAKLRTTLTAPFTFDASMEQLSWMLAGHELFIVPEDVRRDPSALVRFVREHRIDVIDTTSSQLELLVSHGLLDGEWAPSMVMVGGEAVSPSLWRTLRDQRRTRCFNLYGPTEATVDATCHDLSDPADVPVIGTPLPHTHVRVLDDRLRPVPVGVAGEIYLGGTGLARGYLNRPALTARRFVADPYPDTPGSRLYRTGDRARWRPDGTLEYLGRTDDQIKIRGFRVEPGEIEAVLTHHPAVKEAAVVDDAHARLVAYVTLAEGGGAGPTDVRRFAQGRLPAHMVPSAVVVLEALPLTSNGKLDRARLPAPAAGRPELDVRFVAPRDMVEEVVAQVWCAVLGVDRVGVHDDFFELGGHSLLVVQVMTRIRKLLGVEVPLRELFDAATVEELAARVRAARTEGLGRGAAPPLGPVDRSGPLPLSFAQQRLWYLDQLAPDSVSYNMCDAYRVRGPLDLDALRRALRTLVERHETLRTAFVERDGVPHQVVSAPDAPAARRAAEVVRIEAAGRTDEAVRDLVAAEARTPFRPADGALMRVAVARLADDDHVLVVTTHHIVSDGWSVDILVDELGRLYREHVTGDSAGLPPLDVQYADFAVWQRSWMTGPVREEHLAYWKRALDGAPSVLRLPADHPRPAVQSQRGETVEFPLPAPLVARLEALCREQGVTLFMALFGAFQVLLARYSGQDDVVVGVPTANRTRAETEPLVGFFVNTLPVRVACSPELSFRALLDRVREAALGAFAHQDLPFEALVEALAPERDLGHHPLVQVTFQLLDAPDERLVLHGTDCVSLGFGGVTSRFDLSLDVVSGRRGKRCVLTYCPDLFDRPRMEVLAGHYLTLLGAAADDPGLRVGDLPLSDDVERLRLLGGSRPRYVPAPGAETVPDAFAAQVRATPDAPALVHGDSTLTFAELDTRVTALAVRLRRCGVAAETPVAVCLPRSADAVVALLAVLRAGGVYVPVDPEWPSGRVAHVLDETAAPVVITRDLPADPGRVHLDPRQAPAGDRDPLPRLHPDQAAYTIYTSGSTGTPKGVTVQHRSLYHLLGHVRRMAEGSPRRNVAHTTAMTFDPSLEQFLWLVAGHTLHVAPEEVRRDPEALVALVRRAAIDVLNVTPSHLTLLIEAGLLEGDRVPGTVLVGGEAVPAALWRTLRERTGATRFFNLYGPTEATVDATCHDLSDPADVPVIGTPLPHTHVRVLDDRLRPVSVGVAGEIYLGGTGLARGYLNRPALTAQRFVADPYPDTPGSRLYRTGDRARWRPDGTLEYLGRTDDQIKIRGFRVEPGEIEAVLTHHPAVKEAAVTVATDDGAARLVALVVPAPRAPHGDSADGAPDAQVEEWNAVFEATHTDAADGELTFNIKGWNDSLTGAPIPAEHMREWVDTTVARLLERPAERVLEIGSGTGLLMWRLLPHVTEYTGTDFSRPAVDWLRDGLRRRPAHRVRLLHREATDFTGVRAASTDLVVVNSVVQYFPDRAYLDTVLARALDATADRGRVFVGDVRNLALAPQFYARQALAHAGPGAAARDVARAAGEFAAMDGELLVSPAYFAALAARSPRVTGVEILPRRGRHRNEMSLYRYDVVLHVGGDRPAAPEAEVLTWGDQVHDLASLSARLGRGGPDALLVRGVANDRLTRDNELLDAPARTTAVEPEDLWGLADSTPYRVSVSWAAADPRGAMDVLLVRRDAHDDGPLLVPHPVPEPSAPLTNAPTRHPAARQGGSAADGLRSWLAERLPAHLLPARITEVDALPRTGTGKLDRGALGGLVTAGRGARAGDRPATAPRTGLERTLADAWARVLGLPEVGVHENFFALGGDSLLAVRAVARCRRAGVRLTVRQLLSEQTVAALAAALEEENHD, from the coding sequence GTGACGAATGACGGATCTGAACTCGCCGGGCAAAACGTGGCGGCGGTCCGCTTCGAGCGGTATTCCGTGATCGCGCCGGAGCGGACCGCCATCCTGCACAAAGGTGCCGCGACCGGTTACGGCGAGCTCAACCGCCGGGCCGAGTTGACAGCCACGCGCCTGGCGGACGCGGGCGCCGGCCCCTCGACCCTGGTGGCAGTGGCCCTCCCACGCGACCCCGACCTCGTCGCCACCCTGTGCGCCCTGCTCAAACTGGGTGCCGCATGCCTTCCCCTGGATCCCGGCATACCGGCCGGGCGGCTGCGCGAGATCATGGCCGACGCGTCCCCCGACGTTCTCGTCACCACCCGTGCCGTCGCTCCGGCATTCACCGGTGACGGACCCGTCCTTTTCCTGGACGACGCTCCTCCGACCTGCTCCGCCGTCCTTCCACGGCACTCAGCGGGGACCGCGTCGGAAATCGCCTATGTGCTGTACCCGACGACTCCTGACGAGAAGTCCGAAAATTCGGTCGTCTCCTATCGTGATATGGCGCGCTACCTTGACGACCCCACTGCCGGGATTCCGGCGAGGGCGGAGATTCTCCGGCTGGTCGCGCCGCTCCTGTCCGGCGGTCGTCTGGTGCTGGACGCCGACGAGACCCGGCCCCGGCCGGTCACCCGTGAGGCGCCGCGCGACATGGTGGAGGACGTCGTGGCGCAGGTCTGGTGCGCCGTGCTCGGCGTGGACCGGGTGGGCGTGCGGGACCGCTTCTTCGACCTGGGCGGCAAGTCGCTGGCGGCGGTCCAGGTGGTGGCGCGCCTGCGGAAGCTGCTCGGCGTCGAGCTGCCGCTGCGGGCCCTGTTCGACGCGCCGACGGTCGAGGAGCTGGCCGCTCGGGTGCGGGCCGAACAGGCCGGCGGCCAGGGCGTCCGGGAGGAGGCGGCGCTCGAGCCGGTGGACCGGAGCGAGCCGCTGCCGCTGTCGTTCGCACAGCAACGCCTGTGGTTCCTGGACCGCTTGATGCCCGACCGCGCCTTCTACACGATGTGCGATGCGTTCCGCGTCCGGGGCGGGATCGACCTGGGTGCGCTGCGGCGGGCCCTGCGGATGCTGGTGGGACGGCACGAGACGCTGCGGACGGCGTTCGTCGAGCGGGACGGTGTGCCGTACCAGCTCGTCGGTCCGGCCGACGGGCCCGGTGCGCGGCGCGTGGCCGCTCCCACGCGGGTCGACCTGTCGCTGCTGGAGCCCGCCGAGCGGGAGGAGGCGGTGCGGAACCTGGTGGCGGCGGAGGCGCGGACCCCGTTCCGGCCGGCGGACGGCGCGCTGCTGCGCGTGGTGGTGGCCCGGCTGGCGGACGACGATCACGTGCTGGTGGTCAGCACGCACCACATCGTCTCCGACGCCTGGTCCGTGGGTGTGCTGGTGGACGAACTCGGACGGCTGTACCGGGAGTGCGTCACCGGAGATCCCGCCGCGCTGCCCCCGCCGGCCGTCCAGTACGCCGACTTCGCGGTCTGGCAGCGGGCCTGGATGGCCGGTCCGGTGCAGGAGGAGCATCTCGCGTACTGGAAGCGGGCCTTGGACGGCGCTCCCTCGGTGCTGCGGCTGCCCATGGACCACCCGCGGCCCGCCGTGCAGTCCGAGCGGGGCGAGACGGTCGGGTTCGCGCTGCCCGACGCGCTGGTCGCCGCGCTGGAGAAGCTGGGCCGGGAGCAGGGCGCCACCCTGTTCATGACGCTGCTCGGCGCCTTCCAGGTCCTGCTGGCGCGTCACGCCGGGCAAGAGGACATCGTGGTCGGCGTGCCGGCGGCGGGGCGCACCCGGACCGAGACGGAACCTCTGGTCGGCTTCTTCGTCAACACGCTTCCCTTGCGGGCGATCTGCGCTCCGGGCCTGTCGTTCCGGGACCTGCTGGACCAGGTGCGCGAGGCCGCCCTCGGTGCCTTCGCCCATCAGGACCTGCCCTTCGAGGCGCTGGTCGAGGCGCTCGCACCCGAGCGCGACCTCGGCCACAATCCCCTCGTCCAGGTCACCTTCCAGCTCCTGGGCACACCGGCGGCGCGGCCGGACCTGATCGGGGCGGAGGTCGAGCGGTACCCGGTCCAGGAGGCCGTCTCGCAGTTCGACCTGTCCTTGGACATCAAGCGGGCCGACGACGGTTCCTACCGGGGGATCCTGAACTACTGCCCCGACCTGTTCGACCGACGCCGCATGGAGGTGCTGGTCGGCCACTATCTGACGCTGCTCGGCGCCGCCGCCGCGGACCCGGGCCGCCCGATCGGTGAGCTGCCGCTGTCCGACGGGGCCGAACGGCTGCGGCTGCTCGACGGGTTCGGGAAGCGGGACGCGGCGTACGCCGGGCCGGGAAGCGTTCCGGAGCGGTTCGCGGAGGTGGCGCGGACGGCACCGGACGCGCGGGCGGTGACGTGTGGCGCGACAACGCTCACCTTCGCCGAGCTGAACGACCGGGTGGAGCGCCTGGCACAGGCACTGCTCGGCGCCGGGGTCACCCGCGAGACGCCGGTCGCGGTCCGCCTGCCCCGTTCCACCGACAGCGTCGTCGCCCTGCTGGCCGTCATGCGGGCGGGCGGCGTCTACGTCCCCCTGGACCCCGACTGGCCCGCGGACCGCACCGCCTACATCCTGGACGACACCGCGGCCTCCGTCGTCATCACCCGCGACCTGCCCGCACTCCCCGGTCGCCTCCACGTCGACCCGCGCCGGCCCGCGGCCGACGGCCTGGTACCCGCGCCCCGCATCGACCCCGATCAGGCCGCGTACGTCATCTACACGTCCGGCTCGACGGGCGCGCCGAAGGGCGTCGTCGTCCGGCACCGCTCCCTGAACCACCTCACCAGCGCCCTGCAGGCCACCTTTCTCGGCCACGACCCGTATCTCGCCGGGGCCGACGGCGTACCGCCCGGGGACGCGAAGCTGCGTACGACGCTCACCGCGCCCTTCACGTTCGACGCGTCCATGGAGCAACTGAGCTGGATGCTGGCCGGTCACGAGCTGTTCATCGTGCCCGAGGACGTGCGGCGCGACCCCTCGGCGCTGGTCCGGTTCGTCCGGGAGCACCGGATCGACGTCATCGACACGACCTCCTCGCAGCTCGAACTCCTCGTATCGCACGGGCTGTTGGACGGAGAGTGGGCGCCGTCCATGGTCATGGTGGGTGGCGAGGCGGTCTCGCCGTCGCTGTGGCGGACCTTGCGGGACCAGCGGCGCACTCGCTGTTTCAACCTGTACGGGCCTACGGAGGCGACGGTCGACGCCACCTGCCACGACCTGTCCGACCCTGCCGACGTCCCCGTCATCGGCACCCCACTCCCCCACACCCACGTCCGCGTGCTCGACGACCGACTGCGACCCGTACCCGTGGGCGTCGCCGGCGAGATCTACCTCGGCGGAACCGGCCTGGCCCGCGGCTACCTCAACCGCCCCGCCCTCACCGCCCGACGCTTCGTCGCCGACCCCTACCCCGACACCCCCGGCAGCCGCCTGTACCGCACCGGCGACCGCGCCCGCTGGCGCCCCGACGGCACCCTCGAATACCTGGGACGCACCGACGACCAAATCAAGATCCGCGGCTTCCGCGTCGAACCCGGCGAAATCGAGGCCGTCCTCACCCACCACCCCGCCGTCAAGGAAGCCGCCGTCGTCGACGACGCGCACGCGCGGCTGGTCGCCTACGTCACGCTCGCGGAAGGCGGCGGCGCCGGCCCCACCGACGTACGCCGGTTCGCGCAGGGGCGGCTGCCCGCCCACATGGTGCCGTCGGCGGTGGTCGTCCTGGAGGCGCTGCCACTGACGTCGAACGGAAAGCTGGACCGCGCGCGCCTGCCGGCGCCCGCGGCGGGCAGACCGGAACTGGATGTCCGCTTCGTGGCGCCGCGCGACATGGTGGAGGAGGTCGTGGCGCAGGTCTGGTGCGCCGTGCTGGGCGTCGACCGGGTCGGTGTGCACGACGACTTCTTCGAGCTGGGCGGGCACTCGTTGCTGGTGGTCCAGGTGATGACCCGGATCCGGAAGCTGCTCGGCGTCGAGGTGCCGTTGCGGGAGCTGTTCGACGCCGCGACGGTCGAGGAGCTCGCCGCCCGCGTCCGTGCCGCACGGACCGAGGGCCTCGGCCGGGGGGCCGCCCCGCCCCTCGGGCCGGTGGACCGGAGCGGGCCGCTGCCGCTGTCGTTCGCGCAGCAACGCCTTTGGTACCTCGATCAGTTGGCGCCCGACAGTGTCTCCTACAACATGTGCGACGCCTACCGGGTCCGCGGGCCCCTCGACCTGGACGCGCTGCGGCGGGCGCTGCGGACGCTGGTCGAGCGGCACGAGACGCTGCGGACGGCGTTCGTCGAGCGGGACGGGGTGCCCCACCAGGTGGTCTCGGCGCCCGACGCGCCGGCCGCGCGGCGCGCGGCGGAGGTCGTGCGGATCGAAGCGGCCGGGCGGACCGACGAGGCGGTGCGGGACCTGGTGGCCGCGGAGGCGCGCACCCCGTTCCGGCCGGCGGACGGCGCGCTGATGCGCGTGGCGGTGGCCCGGCTGGCGGACGACGATCACGTGCTGGTGGTCACCACGCACCACATCGTCTCCGACGGCTGGTCGGTCGACATCCTGGTGGACGAATTGGGGCGCCTGTATCGGGAACACGTCACGGGTGACTCCGCCGGGCTCCCTCCGCTCGACGTCCAGTACGCCGACTTCGCCGTCTGGCAGCGGTCCTGGATGACCGGCCCCGTGCGGGAGGAGCACCTCGCGTACTGGAAGCGGGCCCTGGACGGGGCACCCTCGGTCCTGCGGCTGCCTGCGGACCATCCGCGTCCCGCCGTCCAGTCCCAGCGGGGCGAGACCGTCGAGTTCCCCCTGCCCGCACCACTGGTCGCGCGGCTGGAAGCGCTCTGCCGGGAGCAGGGCGTCACCCTGTTCATGGCGCTCTTCGGCGCGTTCCAGGTGTTGCTGGCGCGCTACAGCGGTCAGGACGACGTGGTCGTGGGCGTGCCGACGGCGAACCGCACCCGGGCGGAGACCGAGCCCCTGGTCGGCTTCTTCGTCAACACCCTTCCGGTACGGGTCGCGTGCTCGCCGGAGCTGTCGTTCCGCGCCCTGCTCGACCGGGTCCGCGAGGCCGCGCTGGGCGCCTTCGCCCATCAGGACCTGCCCTTCGAGGCGCTGGTCGAGGCGCTCGCGCCCGAGCGCGACCTGGGCCACCACCCTCTCGTGCAGGTCACCTTCCAGCTCCTCGACGCTCCCGACGAGAGGCTCGTCCTGCACGGCACGGACTGCGTCTCGCTCGGCTTCGGCGGTGTGACCAGCCGGTTCGACCTGTCCCTCGACGTCGTCTCGGGGCGGCGGGGGAAGCGGTGCGTGCTGACGTACTGTCCCGACCTGTTCGACCGGCCCCGCATGGAGGTGCTGGCCGGCCACTACCTGACCCTGCTCGGCGCGGCGGCCGACGATCCCGGTCTCCGCGTCGGCGACCTCCCGCTGAGCGACGACGTCGAACGCCTGCGCCTGCTGGGCGGGTCCCGCCCGCGGTACGTGCCCGCGCCCGGGGCGGAGACCGTCCCTGACGCCTTCGCCGCGCAGGTGCGGGCGACACCGGACGCGCCCGCGCTGGTCCACGGGGACTCGACGCTGACGTTCGCCGAGCTGGACACCCGGGTCACCGCCCTGGCCGTGCGGTTGCGGCGCTGCGGCGTGGCCGCCGAGACGCCGGTCGCGGTGTGCCTGCCGCGCTCCGCCGACGCCGTCGTGGCCCTCCTGGCCGTCCTGCGGGCGGGCGGCGTCTATGTGCCAGTGGATCCGGAGTGGCCCTCCGGCCGCGTCGCCCACGTCCTCGACGAGACCGCGGCCCCCGTCGTCATCACCCGCGACCTGCCCGCCGATCCCGGCCGCGTCCACCTCGACCCGCGCCAGGCCCCGGCCGGCGACCGGGATCCCCTGCCGCGCCTCCACCCCGACCAGGCCGCGTACACCATCTACACCTCGGGTTCCACCGGCACCCCCAAGGGCGTCACCGTCCAACACCGCTCCCTGTACCACCTCCTGGGCCACGTACGGCGCATGGCGGAGGGCAGCCCCCGGCGGAACGTCGCGCACACCACCGCTATGACCTTCGACCCGTCGCTGGAACAGTTCCTGTGGCTCGTCGCCGGACACACCCTGCACGTCGCGCCCGAGGAGGTGCGCCGCGATCCCGAGGCGCTGGTGGCCCTGGTGCGGCGCGCCGCGATCGACGTCCTCAACGTCACCCCGTCCCACCTGACCCTGCTGATCGAGGCCGGGCTGCTGGAGGGCGACCGGGTGCCGGGTACGGTCCTGGTGGGTGGCGAGGCGGTGCCCGCGGCGCTGTGGCGGACCCTGCGCGAACGGACGGGAGCCACCCGCTTCTTCAACCTGTACGGGCCTACGGAGGCGACGGTCGACGCCACCTGCCACGACCTGTCCGACCCTGCCGACGTCCCCGTCATCGGCACCCCACTCCCCCACACCCACGTCCGCGTGCTCGACGACCGACTGCGACCCGTATCCGTGGGCGTCGCCGGCGAAATCTACCTCGGCGGAACCGGCCTGGCCCGCGGCTACCTCAACCGCCCCGCCCTCACCGCCCAACGCTTCGTCGCCGACCCCTACCCCGACACCCCCGGCAGCCGCCTGTACCGCACCGGCGACCGCGCCCGCTGGCGCCCCGACGGCACCCTCGAATACCTGGGACGCACCGACGACCAAATCAAGATCCGCGGCTTCCGCGTCGAACCCGGCGAGATCGAAGCCGTCCTCACCCACCACCCCGCCGTCAAGGAAGCCGCCGTCACCGTGGCCACCGACGACGGTGCCGCCCGGCTGGTCGCCCTCGTCGTCCCCGCCCCCCGCGCCCCGCACGGCGATTCGGCCGACGGCGCCCCGGACGCCCAGGTCGAGGAGTGGAACGCCGTCTTCGAGGCGACCCACACCGACGCCGCCGACGGCGAACTCACCTTCAACATCAAGGGCTGGAACGACAGCCTCACCGGTGCGCCGATCCCCGCCGAACACATGCGGGAATGGGTCGACACCACCGTCGCCCGGCTCCTGGAACGGCCGGCCGAGCGCGTCCTGGAGATCGGCAGTGGCACCGGGCTGCTGATGTGGCGGCTGCTGCCGCACGTCACCGAGTACACCGGAACCGACTTCTCGCGGCCCGCCGTGGACTGGCTCCGGGACGGGCTGCGCCGCCGCCCCGCGCACCGGGTACGGCTGCTGCACCGCGAGGCGACCGACTTCACCGGCGTCCGCGCCGCGTCCACCGACCTCGTCGTCGTCAACTCGGTCGTCCAGTACTTCCCCGACCGCGCCTACCTCGACACCGTCCTGGCCCGCGCCCTCGACGCCACGGCCGACCGAGGGCGCGTCTTCGTGGGCGACGTGCGCAACCTGGCCCTCGCCCCGCAGTTCTACGCCCGTCAGGCCCTCGCCCACGCCGGTCCGGGCGCGGCGGCGCGGGACGTGGCGCGCGCCGCCGGCGAGTTCGCGGCCATGGACGGCGAGTTGCTGGTGTCCCCCGCGTACTTCGCCGCGCTCGCCGCCCGCTCGCCCCGCGTCACCGGCGTCGAGATCCTGCCCCGCCGGGGACGGCACCGCAACGAGATGAGCCTGTACCGCTACGACGTGGTGCTGCACGTGGGCGGTGACCGCCCGGCGGCCCCGGAGGCGGAGGTGCTCACCTGGGGCGACCAGGTGCACGACCTCGCGTCGCTGTCCGCCCGCCTCGGCCGCGGGGGCCCGGACGCCCTGCTCGTGCGCGGCGTCGCCAACGACCGTCTGACGCGGGACAACGAGCTGCTCGACGCACCCGCCCGCACGACGGCCGTCGAGCCCGAGGACCTGTGGGGGCTGGCGGACTCCACCCCCTACCGGGTGAGCGTCAGCTGGGCCGCCGCCGATCCGCGGGGCGCGATGGACGTCCTGCTGGTCCGGCGGGACGCCCACGACGACGGTCCGCTGCTCGTCCCCCACCCCGTACCGGAGCCGTCGGCACCGCTGACGAACGCGCCGACCCGGCACCCGGCCGCGCGGCAAGGGGGCTCGGCCGCGGACGGGCTGCGTTCCTGGCTCGCCGAGCGGCTTCCCGCGCACCTGCTGCCCGCGAGGATCACCGAGGTGGACGCGCTGCCCCGCACCGGCACCGGCAAGCTCGACCGGGGCGCGCTCGGCGGACTCGTGACCGCGGGCCGTGGCGCCCGGGCGGGCGACCGCCCCGCCACCGCCCCCCGTACGGGTCTCGAACGGACCCTGGCCGACGCGTGGGCGCGGGTGCTCGGCCTCCCCGAAGTCGGCGTGCACGAGAACTTCTTCGCCCTCGGCGGCGACTCCCTCCTCGCCGTCAGGGCTGTCGCCCGGTGCCGCCGTGCCGGGGTCCGACTGACCGTCCGGCAGTTGCTGAGCGAGCAGACCGTCGCCGCGCTCGCGGCGGCCCTCGAGGAGGAGAACCATGACTGA
- the gntD gene encoding guanitoxin biosynthesis L-enduracididine beta-hydroxylase GntD: MTDLPLRTVALTGEESAEVDDLLRTLADVPVDSTVGLLHRTRLAAQELPLRIRAELTGMRLYDSPRALVVTGFGVDDERIGPTPAARPAPDPERTRDLELLLLLHAALLGEAFGWATQQNGRLVHDVLPVPGEETAQMGSSSETELLWHTEDAFHPLRCDYVGLLCLRNHQRAATTVGWPDLSRLTTEDRAVLLEPRYLIRPDTSHTPAQNATGTRSAERFAAIAEMDDAPGRVAVLFGDPEDPYLRIDPAYMSPAPGDAAARRAYDTVTALIEDELRHVVLDAGSLLLVDNYQAVHGRKPFAAAYDGRDRWLKRVNITRDLRRSRSARRSATSLLV; this comes from the coding sequence ATGACTGACCTGCCGTTGCGTACCGTCGCACTCACCGGTGAGGAGAGCGCGGAGGTCGACGACCTGCTGCGCACGCTGGCCGACGTGCCGGTCGACTCCACCGTGGGACTGCTGCACCGCACCCGGCTCGCCGCACAGGAACTGCCGCTGCGCATCCGCGCCGAGCTCACGGGGATGCGGCTCTACGACAGCCCGCGCGCCCTCGTCGTCACGGGCTTCGGCGTCGACGACGAACGGATCGGACCGACCCCCGCGGCCCGTCCCGCCCCGGATCCCGAGCGGACCCGCGACCTGGAGCTGCTGCTTTTGCTGCACGCGGCCCTGCTCGGCGAGGCGTTCGGCTGGGCGACCCAGCAGAACGGCCGGCTCGTCCACGACGTGCTGCCCGTTCCCGGTGAGGAGACCGCGCAGATGGGTTCCAGCAGCGAGACCGAGCTGCTGTGGCACACCGAGGACGCGTTCCACCCGCTGCGCTGCGACTACGTGGGCCTGCTGTGCCTGCGCAACCACCAGCGCGCCGCGACCACCGTGGGCTGGCCCGACCTGTCCCGGCTCACCACCGAGGACCGTGCCGTGCTCCTCGAACCCCGCTATCTGATCCGCCCGGACACCTCGCACACGCCCGCGCAGAACGCGACGGGCACGCGGTCCGCCGAGCGTTTCGCGGCGATCGCCGAGATGGACGACGCCCCGGGGCGCGTCGCCGTCCTGTTCGGCGACCCCGAGGACCCGTACCTGCGGATCGACCCGGCCTACATGAGCCCGGCCCCCGGGGACGCGGCCGCCCGGCGGGCGTACGACACCGTCACCGCGCTCATCGAGGACGAGCTGCGGCACGTCGTCCTGGACGCCGGTTCACTGCTGCTGGTCGACAACTACCAGGCGGTGCACGGCCGCAAGCCGTTCGCCGCCGCCTACGACGGCCGCGACCGCTGGCTCAAACGCGTCAACATCACCCGCGACCTGCGCCGTTCCCGGTCCGCGCGGCGGTCGGCCACCTCGCTGCTGGTGTGA
- a CDS encoding thioesterase II family protein: MDFPLTRVNPWFSGGCDGRPRVRLCALPYAGGTAAVFKDWPAALPPGVELLTAHLPGRGDRFTEPPPATLEETAERLCEALPPSDLPTVVLGHSMGALLGYEVAARLAARGRAPNLLIAAACRPPHVPPDASGPVTEAELAATLRAERPWDTALRDEELMEAVLPALVADITAGDRYHRPRPRPLDLPLKVYIGADDDGTDWRTTLGWRACTARDCEVVVLPGGHYFLETDRAAVLTRVATDLAEAEAGA, encoded by the coding sequence ATGGATTTCCCCCTCACCCGCGTCAACCCCTGGTTCAGCGGCGGCTGCGACGGCCGCCCCCGGGTGCGGCTGTGCGCGCTGCCGTACGCGGGCGGCACCGCCGCCGTCTTCAAGGACTGGCCCGCCGCGCTGCCCCCCGGAGTGGAGCTGCTCACCGCGCACCTGCCGGGACGCGGCGACCGGTTCACCGAACCGCCCCCGGCCACCCTGGAGGAGACCGCCGAGCGGCTGTGCGAGGCGCTGCCGCCGAGTGACCTGCCCACGGTCGTCCTCGGCCACAGCATGGGCGCCCTGCTGGGGTACGAAGTGGCGGCGCGGCTCGCGGCGCGGGGCCGCGCCCCCAACCTGCTGATCGCCGCGGCCTGCCGTCCCCCGCACGTTCCGCCGGACGCCTCCGGTCCGGTGACCGAGGCCGAGCTGGCGGCCACCCTGCGGGCCGAACGCCCATGGGACACGGCCCTGAGGGACGAGGAACTGATGGAAGCGGTGCTGCCCGCCCTGGTCGCCGACATCACGGCCGGCGACCGCTACCACCGCCCGCGGCCCCGCCCGCTCGACCTCCCGCTGAAGGTCTACATCGGCGCCGACGACGACGGCACCGACTGGCGCACCACCCTGGGCTGGCGCGCGTGCACCGCCCGGGACTGCGAGGTCGTCGTCCTGCCCGGCGGCCACTACTTCCTGGAGACCGACCGCGCGGCCGTCCTCACCCGCGTCGCCACGGACCTCGCCGAAGCCGAGGCAGGGGCATGA